From one Triticum urartu cultivar G1812 chromosome 3, Tu2.1, whole genome shotgun sequence genomic stretch:
- the LOC125542971 gene encoding replication protein A 70 kDa DNA-binding subunit A-like isoform X1, whose protein sequence is MPRYSIKLIHIEAKTARSISPMESTTKFKDITVGQQNCKVFARVIRLWDAINTNPRYGNALISIDGILLDEDGSMAQISVPKKFEKQFRGLLSQGSVYIISNVAAIDIRSKSYVYRHQNYMLQFKQDTKVHPLHSRGADIPTLSFDFCPFDQLPQKAIDSKPLLDVIGVICDVGPYDYASQTSQHKFRKIKIRNLVEQTQELVLWGQHGESFDEETVLKKSQEGIVIAIFAGVTANLQRFTGMIQGSSSSATQIYLDLDIPEVQKYRTSYQWKCPTLQKHLPQVKQVSPLEAAGKLYTIEEISNLPASSFQGGATFSTIAKVASIIPSVKWYYKACKRCGKGYNNMTDTPTCGCQFPVPCPMYKLPLTLTDNSGSLDAIAFARVAEDLVERHADHVSMSMKIEATDHVLTLDKAIGKEKLFYIGMNTDSSAKYPINYVLRKSFSVNNTESTPVPRAPKVSNFLQIHYLHISWLLT, encoded by the exons ATGCCGAGGTATTCAATCAAATTAATACACATAGAAGCTAAAACAGCTAG ATCCATCTCCCCTATGGAGTCAACTACGAAATTTAAAGATATTACAGTGGGACAGCAAAACTGTAAGGTCTTTGCACGGGTAATAAGGCTTTGGGATGCTATAAATACGAATCCCAGATATGGAAATGCTTTGATCAGCATTGATGGCATTCTCTTGGATGAAGAT GGATCCATGGCACAAATTAGTGTGCCTAAAAAATTTGAAAAACAATTTCGTGGGTTGCTATCTCAAGGATCTGTCTATATTATTTCAAATGTTGCAGCTATCGATATCAGAAGCAAATCATATGTCTATCGCCATCAGAATTATATGCTGCAATTCAAACAAGACACAAAGGTTCATCCGCTACATTCAAGAGGTGCAGATATACCTACACTTTCGTTCGACTTTTGCCCATTTGATCAGCTGCCACAAAAAGCAATTGATTCCAAGCCACTCCTAG ATGTGATAGGAGTAATATGTGATGTTGGTCCATATGACTATGCTAGCCAAACATCTCAGCACAAATTTCGGAAGATCAAAATTCGCAACCTAGT AGAACAAACACAAGAATTAGTTCTATGGGGCCAGCATGGAGAATCATTTGATGAAGAAACAGTACTTAAAAAATCTCAAGAAGGAATTGTCATAGCCATTTTTGCTGGTGTAACTGCAAATCTACAAAGGTTTACAG GTATGATACAAGGATCCTCAAGTTCTGCGACACAAATATATCTTGATCTTGATATACCTGAAGTTCAAAAGTACCGCACCAG CTATCAATGGAAATGCCCAACTCTACAAAAGCATCTCCCTCAGGTCAAACAAGTATCTCCACTTGAAGCAGCAGGCAAACTATACACCATTGAAGAAATATCTAACCTTCCAGCATCATCTTTTCAG GGAGGAGCAACCTTCAGCACTATCGCAAAAGTAGCATCAATTATACCGTCAGTCAAATGGTACTACAAAGCATGCAAGCGTTGTGGAAAAGGATATAACAACATGACAGATACCCCAACATGTGGCTGCCAATTTCCAGTTCCATGCCCAAT GTACAAACTTCCCCTTACACTAACAGATAACTCGGGAAGTTTGGATGCAATTGCTTTCGCTAGAGTAGCTGAAGACTTAGTTGAGCGTCATGCTGATCATGTTTCAATGAGTATGAAGATAGAAGCTACAGATCATGTGCTTACCCTGGATAAGGCCATTGGTAAAGAGAAGTTATTCTACATAGGAATGAACACTGATTCGTCTGCCAAGTACCCTATAAATTATGTCCTGAGAAAAAGTTTCTCTGTCAACAATACTGAATCAACACCTGTTCCACGTGCTCCAAAGGTAAGCAACTTCTTACAGATTCATTACCTTCATATATCATGGTTATTAACATAA
- the LOC125542971 gene encoding replication protein A 70 kDa DNA-binding subunit A-like isoform X2: protein MESTTKFKDITVGQQNCKVFARVIRLWDAINTNPRYGNALISIDGILLDEDGSMAQISVPKKFEKQFRGLLSQGSVYIISNVAAIDIRSKSYVYRHQNYMLQFKQDTKVHPLHSRGADIPTLSFDFCPFDQLPQKAIDSKPLLDVIGVICDVGPYDYASQTSQHKFRKIKIRNLVEQTQELVLWGQHGESFDEETVLKKSQEGIVIAIFAGVTANLQRFTGMIQGSSSSATQIYLDLDIPEVQKYRTSYQWKCPTLQKHLPQVKQVSPLEAAGKLYTIEEISNLPASSFQGGATFSTIAKVASIIPSVKWYYKACKRCGKGYNNMTDTPTCGCQFPVPCPMYKLPLTLTDNSGSLDAIAFARVAEDLVERHADHVSMSMKIEATDHVLTLDKAIGKEKLFYIGMNTDSSAKYPINYVLRKSFSVNNTESTPVPRAPKVSNFLQIHYLHISWLLT from the exons ATGGAGTCAACTACGAAATTTAAAGATATTACAGTGGGACAGCAAAACTGTAAGGTCTTTGCACGGGTAATAAGGCTTTGGGATGCTATAAATACGAATCCCAGATATGGAAATGCTTTGATCAGCATTGATGGCATTCTCTTGGATGAAGAT GGATCCATGGCACAAATTAGTGTGCCTAAAAAATTTGAAAAACAATTTCGTGGGTTGCTATCTCAAGGATCTGTCTATATTATTTCAAATGTTGCAGCTATCGATATCAGAAGCAAATCATATGTCTATCGCCATCAGAATTATATGCTGCAATTCAAACAAGACACAAAGGTTCATCCGCTACATTCAAGAGGTGCAGATATACCTACACTTTCGTTCGACTTTTGCCCATTTGATCAGCTGCCACAAAAAGCAATTGATTCCAAGCCACTCCTAG ATGTGATAGGAGTAATATGTGATGTTGGTCCATATGACTATGCTAGCCAAACATCTCAGCACAAATTTCGGAAGATCAAAATTCGCAACCTAGT AGAACAAACACAAGAATTAGTTCTATGGGGCCAGCATGGAGAATCATTTGATGAAGAAACAGTACTTAAAAAATCTCAAGAAGGAATTGTCATAGCCATTTTTGCTGGTGTAACTGCAAATCTACAAAGGTTTACAG GTATGATACAAGGATCCTCAAGTTCTGCGACACAAATATATCTTGATCTTGATATACCTGAAGTTCAAAAGTACCGCACCAG CTATCAATGGAAATGCCCAACTCTACAAAAGCATCTCCCTCAGGTCAAACAAGTATCTCCACTTGAAGCAGCAGGCAAACTATACACCATTGAAGAAATATCTAACCTTCCAGCATCATCTTTTCAG GGAGGAGCAACCTTCAGCACTATCGCAAAAGTAGCATCAATTATACCGTCAGTCAAATGGTACTACAAAGCATGCAAGCGTTGTGGAAAAGGATATAACAACATGACAGATACCCCAACATGTGGCTGCCAATTTCCAGTTCCATGCCCAAT GTACAAACTTCCCCTTACACTAACAGATAACTCGGGAAGTTTGGATGCAATTGCTTTCGCTAGAGTAGCTGAAGACTTAGTTGAGCGTCATGCTGATCATGTTTCAATGAGTATGAAGATAGAAGCTACAGATCATGTGCTTACCCTGGATAAGGCCATTGGTAAAGAGAAGTTATTCTACATAGGAATGAACACTGATTCGTCTGCCAAGTACCCTATAAATTATGTCCTGAGAAAAAGTTTCTCTGTCAACAATACTGAATCAACACCTGTTCCACGTGCTCCAAAGGTAAGCAACTTCTTACAGATTCATTACCTTCATATATCATGGTTATTAACATAA